A window of the Brockia lithotrophica genome harbors these coding sequences:
- a CDS encoding N-Acetyl-D-glucosamine ABC transport system, permease protein 1 gives MDERPTVASFFKAAFYLAPALAVLGVFTIYPIFSSLLLSFYADYDYFHDVVYRFGVDNYVYLLHDPSFWQALRNTALFVLGVVPASLALSLGLALLLRQRLPGMAAFRTVYFLPVVTSVVAISVVWRWIFHTDYGLLNYVLSWFGVSPVPWLTSPRWAIPSLIILAIWKSLGYNILIFLAGLSAIPEVYEQAARVDHATAWQRFWHVTFPLLAPTTFFVSVVSVIDAFKVFDEVYALFGGNAGPVRSALTLVFYIFEKFYREQDYAVAAAASYVLFLLTFLLTLLQLWIGRKIAYNR, from the coding sequence GTGGACGAACGCCCTACGGTCGCTTCGTTCTTCAAGGCAGCGTTCTATCTCGCTCCCGCCCTCGCGGTTCTCGGGGTATTCACTATCTATCCGATTTTTTCTTCCCTGCTTTTGAGCTTCTACGCGGACTACGACTACTTTCACGACGTCGTCTACCGTTTCGGCGTCGACAACTACGTGTACCTCCTCCACGATCCTAGCTTCTGGCAGGCCTTGCGCAACACGGCCCTTTTCGTCCTCGGCGTCGTTCCGGCGTCCCTTGCGCTCTCCCTCGGCCTTGCCCTTCTCCTTCGCCAACGGCTTCCCGGCATGGCCGCCTTTCGTACGGTGTACTTTCTGCCGGTGGTGACGTCCGTCGTCGCGATATCCGTCGTCTGGCGGTGGATTTTCCACACGGACTACGGCCTGTTGAACTACGTGTTGTCCTGGTTCGGGGTTTCCCCGGTCCCGTGGCTCACAAGCCCGAGGTGGGCGATCCCCTCTCTCATAATCCTCGCCATTTGGAAGAGCCTCGGGTACAACATCCTCATCTTTCTTGCCGGGCTTTCCGCCATTCCGGAAGTGTACGAGCAGGCGGCCCGCGTGGACCACGCGACGGCGTGGCAGCGCTTCTGGCACGTGACCTTTCCGCTTCTCGCGCCGACGACCTTTTTCGTCTCCGTCGTCTCCGTGATCGATGCCTTTAAGGTATTCGACGAGGTGTACGCCCTTTTCGGCGGGAACGCGGGGCCCGTGCGCAGCGCCCTCACCCTGGTGTTTTACATCTTCGAGAAGTTTTACCGCGAACAGGACTACGCCGTTGCCGCCGCGGCCTCATACGTCCTTTTCCTCCTCACGTTCCTCCTCACCCTCCTCCAGCTGTGGATCGGGCGGAAGATCGCCTACAACCGATGA
- a CDS encoding Putrescine transport ATP-binding protein PotA, with protein sequence MRVALERVSMRFGRVTAVDALSVEFASGELVVILGPSGCGKSTTLFLLAGLYVPSEGEIRFDGRVVNTVPPERRNVGLVFQNYALYPHMSVFDNIAFPLRMQRRPRAERQERVLAVARMLHIEHLMDRKPAQLSGGQQQRVAIARALVKRPDLLLLDEPLSNLDARLRLEMREEIRRVQREVGITTVLVTHDQEEALSLADRILVMRDGKAVQFAPPEELYELPADRFVAHFVGNPPMNFLHAEYAGNGKFYLSGGLEIRVSPEDFAELLSGAAYELGIRPEAASLRPSRSEETPPFSFLEEGDGPEGAEDSPAANEFPGLVVHREVVGRDALYKVRTSGGDLRLVAPSTSPYRAGDRVSVRIDASRVHVFDADGKNLRLRVRRDSAAEGENRGNIQRSVVFGETFLSAPSRENPTPRDVAEGPELLRSRGI encoded by the coding sequence GTGCGCGTCGCGCTCGAGAGGGTCTCCATGCGTTTCGGAAGGGTGACGGCCGTAGACGCGCTGAGCGTGGAATTTGCTTCCGGTGAACTCGTCGTGATCCTAGGGCCGAGCGGATGTGGCAAATCTACAACCCTTTTCCTCCTTGCCGGTTTGTACGTACCTTCGGAAGGAGAGATCCGCTTCGACGGGCGCGTGGTCAACACGGTCCCGCCGGAGCGGAGAAACGTCGGCCTCGTCTTTCAAAACTACGCTTTGTATCCCCACATGAGCGTCTTCGACAACATCGCCTTCCCTTTGCGCATGCAGCGCCGTCCGCGGGCGGAGCGTCAGGAAAGGGTACTCGCCGTAGCTCGCATGCTCCACATCGAGCACCTGATGGACCGCAAACCCGCTCAGTTGTCGGGAGGGCAGCAGCAGCGGGTGGCCATCGCCCGGGCGCTCGTGAAACGTCCCGACCTTTTGCTTCTCGACGAACCGCTCTCCAACCTCGACGCGCGCCTGCGCCTCGAAATGCGGGAAGAGATTCGCCGCGTACAGCGCGAGGTGGGGATCACGACGGTTCTCGTGACACACGACCAGGAAGAGGCCCTCTCGCTTGCCGACCGGATTCTCGTGATGCGCGACGGCAAGGCGGTTCAGTTCGCCCCTCCGGAAGAACTGTACGAACTCCCTGCAGATCGCTTCGTCGCCCACTTTGTCGGAAATCCCCCGATGAACTTCCTTCACGCCGAATATGCCGGAAATGGGAAGTTTTACCTTTCCGGCGGGCTCGAGATCCGTGTCTCCCCCGAGGATTTTGCCGAACTTCTTTCCGGTGCGGCGTACGAGCTGGGCATACGTCCCGAAGCGGCGAGCCTTCGTCCCTCTCGGTCGGAGGAGACACCCCCCTTCTCCTTTTTGGAGGAGGGGGACGGCCCGGAAGGCGCGGAGGATTCTCCGGCGGCAAACGAATTTCCGGGCCTCGTCGTCCACCGCGAAGTGGTAGGGAGGGATGCGCTGTACAAGGTACGTACCTCCGGGGGTGACCTTCGCCTCGTCGCCCCATCGACCTCACCCTATCGGGCAGGCGATCGGGTGTCCGTCCGGATCGACGCCTCTCGCGTACACGTCTTCGACGCCGACGGGAAAAACCTGCGCCTTCGCGTGCGCCGCGATTCGGCTGCGGAAGGCGAGAACCGCGGGAACATCCAGCGCTCTGTCGTTTTCGGGGAAACGTTTCTTTCCGCTCCCTCCCGCGAAAACCCAACGCCTCGAGACGTTGCGGAAGGTCCCGAACTCCTTCGGTCGAGGGGGATCTGA